Sequence from the Ostrea edulis chromosome 8, xbOstEdul1.1, whole genome shotgun sequence genome:
aatgaaaggtgaagatgacgaacagtgatcaatctcataactcctatatgtcATCTTTGGCCACTTGCACCTatgaattttcaacactttacacaaccatttcTCGTGATAAATCAAAGTctagattttttgacatcataaacagttgccttttcaacaaaattggaaaacgcaaatattcatatgaaaggcaaagataactcctataagcaatacaaaacagagagttgggcaaacacgcatcactggatataccagagttgggatcaggtgcccaggaggagtaagcatctcctatcgaccggtcacaaccgccgtaagccctatatcttgatcaggtaaacggagttcttggtacactgattttgactacggataactccgtttacctgatcaagatatagggatcacgttGGGTGTgatcagtcgacaggggatgcttactcctcctaggcacctgatcccacctctgttatttttatgggtccatgtttgcccaagtctctattttgcattaggagtcatgagattgataactgttcgttatcttcgcctttcattgatcTCTGTTGGTTATTTTCCCATTTTCCAAACACTCCCCAATGTCATTCAATAATTCCATTACACTTAAATCGTTTATTTAGAGAAATCTGtcaaaatattcatcaaagtaTGTAAAAGAATGGGCTGTCGATGGTATCCTCCTTTCTAAGAAGCTTCTCCAAAAGATTCATCCGATTTAACTCATCCTAGAATTTATCCATCTCAATTAAACTTGTCCTATTCCAAGTTCAGAGTTAAACTCAATACTGAATCCCACTAACCCATTTCCTAAAGGAATGcaattcatttgaaatatttgagcTTAAGCCTATATCACATTGATCCAGTCGTGCAAGTGGCCAAAGATGACATTTTCCCGCCTGCCTTATGAAAGGTTTGAAAGGTTTATGAATTTGATTTATCACAAACTCTTGATTTGGGATGATGATTAGTTGTTAACTAGAACTTGGGTCTCTAGGGctaataaaaattaaaacaatgaaatggaatgattttttttaaaattaaaacgcCAGTCaaacaaggaaatcaaaacaacaacaacaagcAATATTCATGTATATTGAAGAGAAAAATGTTACTCAAGATTCCGTACATAGTACATTTGTGTTATAGAAGTTTATATATAGCAGCATATTTGTCAGTTCTCCTTCCAACTtagaccaaaaacaaaaaaccagaagaaaaatcagctttcaaaataattgatataacaCATTCTACACATTAGATGTTACTAAGTAACTGaaatgtaatatgtatatttgaaataGGAGTTTCTTGATAACATAAAATCTAGATCATATCTATATTCCAAATCAAATTACAAGCACATCTCTTTATCTTAATAACTCATCGCTATAgtgtttttgtcattttgaaatcGGTATATGACAATGTGATTTACGTCTTAATGTGCTAATTTCGCTACATCATAGAATGAGGTGGTAAAATCAACATGTGTTAAAAATTCCTTTATCTGATAGTCCTTTAATACAAGAATATACAAGATTATATAAAGAATGATAATTTAGTACATAATAAATGTATCAAATTCTTAGCAAGCACAATATTACATAACATGGTGCATGTTTACGTAGGTCAAGGTCTTAAATATACACAAGTTATGCATCCATTTGTGACGACAGATCACACAGACAGTGTGATGTGACGTAAAGGTTGATAGTAAAATAAAGGTCAACCAATATGCAATCTATTTAAAATCAGAtatcttagatccgcgccgtatactctgcctattgtagcgattgtgagcgaaTCTTAGGATCtgaatttaattagattgaccaATATGTGATTCAAATACGATAGACACACTAACGTCACATCTGCAATGATGCAGTCAGACTGTtacgaaaataaaaaaaaataacataataAATAACAAAAGCCATGATGGTGAAACAACATATACAAAATGGCATATATGACCTAACCACTTTGCAAAGGAGGCAAATTAAAAAGGAAGTGAATTTAAAGGTTGTTAGGTCGATCAGTATTTACAAAATGGCAAGTGACGTTGGTGACGTTGAAGTGTTGCCCAAACGCATGCAATCTCAACACGTAGACCAAATCATGCTTATCTTTTAGAGGAATTCTATTCACTAGATGAAAGTAAAACATGGTGAAGTATTGataatgaaaaagtttatattttccatagagaatcaactatctacatgtatgataaaGGACGATAACTCCCATTTTCTATTGTATGCCTATGATTCCCATGATATccaaatataatataatatattataaaatagCTCTTTTTGAAACTGTTGACATTAACAATTTGTCATTTAAACAGGTTCTTCCCTGTAtgtgatttttattattctgttttcGAAAAGGTAGggttttctgatgttgacatgtacttctgtttttgtaagtctgacatctttaaaagcaggtgacaacatacacattttctttagttATTGATTGAATTAAACTATACGAAGTGGAAATTAATATAGATTTTCCACTTTGAACCATGGCTTTTGGTAATTCACACGAGGATGGTCCGCCACCTCCCTGTCTTAAATTCCATCTATATATTTGGTCTTAatgttcgccatctttttgcttTTTAACGCTTTGGAACAAGCGTTCCAAGTTTATGTTTCAACTAGGCAGTAGTAGTTGTTATTTGTGGGCAGTAGTAGTTGTTATTTCTAGTCGGTAGTATTGTTATTTCTAGTCGGTAGTATTGTTATTTCTAGTCGGTAGTATTGTTATTTCTAGTCGGTAGTACTGTTATTTGTGATAATCATTTTTGGGGAAAATCAAgacagatgtgttgaaatcCTGTGTAATTAGATGTTTTATATCTGCTGATTTTCCCCTGTTAAAACTAGTCAGCAGTATTTATTTTTGGGTAAATTATTTATGGGGGAAATCAGGACAGATTGGTGGAATGATAGGACAATGTTTTACTATTTGCTGATTTCCCCCGTTTTGTTTGTAAAcctttattttgtgttttggACTATTTTTAGCAATCTTCGGTAAGTTGTTCTCTGTACGGATAACagtatgaaatacaaatatagtTTTTCCACTTTGATCCATGGCTATTTATAATTCACATGACGATGGATATATTTTAAGTTCACATGAAAATCTCTTTTATAAGTAATTCATGCAAAGCCCGTTTCATGATAAATTTTTCTCAAGTCATTGCTAATATTGTCATCATTATACCGATAATGTCACGACTTTATCTCTCCCTTTCTCTCTTTATGTAtgtaaaattgattgattgtatattgtttaacgtctctctcgagaattctcactcatatggagatgtcatcaAAACcggcgaagggcttcaaatttaggcctctgcgcttacggccattgagcagtaagggttctttagcgtactacacctactgtgacacgagaaATGTATgggtttttaaggtcatctccgaggatccgtgacattcacacctgatgccgaggcggttgtagatatatatatatatatatatatatatatatattccgtTGAGTTGATACAAATATAAAGTAGATTAGTTTCTGACAGCAGTTATAACGTACAACCACCAAGAGAGATAAGAAAACAAACCGTGCAATGCCTTAAATAAATCTACTCTCAAAATATAATATAGTCATTTTTTCAGTAAAGCAATTATCTATATGTGCCGCTTTCAACTTGCATTCGTAATATGACAACCTACTGAAAATAAACTGGACAAAAACGACAATTGAGAACATTTTTAATAGTGTCTTAATATTATTGCTTAATGACGCCATTCAATATCGTATAGTTGTACAGTCTGTAGCTTTAAGCTGCTTGAATTTGCATACAAGCGCATACCATGATTTATTGATGTGAAAAAAGCATATTTcggaaaataaaaatgttcagAACATGAAATAAGGCTCAGTTAATGCGTGTGGTAGTGTATGAaagatattgatttatttacgTTTTGATTTGTCTTAAATTGTAGTATAAGCATTTTGGAAATCAACCAGGTGTAATATTGCCTCCCTATTTTGATCTCATTTGGTTCATGAATTTAGTTTAATTTTccgaaaatattttttttttacgtaagTATCAGATGAATAGCAATCAATTTCTATAGGCGGATCGATCTACACttcaaattaaaatatcaaattttgatatgtgaGAAAGAATTCAgcatttcaaattgaaaatattgtatatgatacattgtttgtttttgtatataaaacttttatctaAACGCATTAAGTTTCGGAGAGGGTTTTCAAGTAAGGCAAGTTAATGGGTAGCAAAATGTAAAACAGCTGATGATTTTTTATAGAAGTTCACAGATCTTAATTTTTAAAGAGAACCTTTGCAGGGTATTGAAATGTTGTTAGAAATCGAAGGCTATAGTTTCTTCCTATCTCAATAAATAAACATGGCTCAATGACACTATGTGAGTTCGGAATGATCTTACAGGAACGAGAATGAACGGGTTTAAATGAGAACGACAAATGTGTTTGATAACGGAACGTCTGGCCTTGAGAAGGTTATACTGAACGTCGGTTTAGTTGTGGTATGGACTGAATCTAGTCAAGGATAGAACAATTCGTTTGATGTAGTAATAACATGTAGCGTGGTTTGTATGGTGACCTACTGCTTCATTGACTGATTAAGATATACAGTGCTCCTTCAgtatattgccaacttttgttcaagaggAATTTGGACAATAAAGCAGGAGTGGCAATATAACAAATTTACTATTACGGACAATTTAATGAGCAGTCAAAAGAATTTCAATACCAGAAAGTTATTTGGAGATCattctttaaaaacatttacatgatcTTGAATTTAATTCAGAATTATTACTAATTAACCTTACCACCTGCATACCTTGTCCAAACTGTCACACTTCACACCACACCGCTATcaaagtacaggtgtgattacAGATGGGTGGTAggtaattggcattattatGGAGGGTAACccctataaaatttgaccatttgtttgtgaaaatcagtggcatatCGCATTATGTGtggttggcattataacggggtaTTAACATTAGAGGGAATCTGTTCCTTGAGATGTTCAGGCAACACGTGGGGTGGCATTAtggtggggggagggggcaatatatcgagggagtACTGGTGTATATGTATGTCACTCACTCTGTTAACAAGCTTATACTTGAAATGAAATAGTTCACATAGAATATTGCACACAGTGAAAGCTGTGATTATTCCAATACTCGGCCAGTAGTACCACGTGTGGTCGTATTTTGTGAAGATTATCCAAATCgcgaaaagaaaaatattctcaCAATAGATAAATACATACGATACACGTTTTAATGGCAAATAACTGCCTTTGTAATCCGAAAATCTCACAACAATGAACAAATTCAAGAATGCATCGATGATTGATAGCACAAAACGTTttataaatgacattttctccTCCGCTTGTGTTTCTATTCTAAAACAAAGTTTGACAAAAGACAAGATGGCACAAACTAAAAACCTATACCCCGCAAACATGTAAAACCAATCTGTGAACTCTGATAAGAAAAGTGCGAAAATGACCAATCTTGCTccaattaaaaataatttcttcaaaaatgacataaactttactttaaattcAATTTCGTCATTGGGTGATGACCGTTCCGCAATATGATTTTTGTAGACATACATTGCTACAATGATGTCAAAGGCTGACCCACCAACTGCAACGTATCGAAGGAGCCCTGAAACACAATTGAGTTCAAACTCTGAATACAGGTGACATGACAGTGGGTGGATGTTGTTATCAATATCTAAATCAACATGATA
This genomic interval carries:
- the LOC125667002 gene encoding uncharacterized protein LOC125667002 isoform X2, which translates into the protein MADGNATLFQNCTDLGNADYDEIILLSEIVGGTCAVSFIVAGIIYCCHNHSYASTLKEGELHCLLEIISIIAFVYDLSSDVFLSLQYYKERNSTYFVLTMIFIIAPVFFSYIAIVALVSSMSVKMSKTEWCGSMMAAVAFGPVGAIFGHLFVLIYSLGCGPGKRIPIKFSPAVHGMLEVNFEAIPQLLLQIYINVNTLACDQNDIKTRLLRYVAVGGSAFDIIVAMYVYKNHIAERSSPNDEIEFKVKFMSFLKKLFLIGARLVIFALFLSEFTDWFYMFAGYRFLVCAILSFVKLCFRIETQAEEKMSFIKRFVLSIIDAFLNLFIVVRFSDYKGSYLPLKRVSYVFIYCENIFLFAIWIIFTKYDHTWYYWPSIGIITAFTVCNILCELFHFKYKLVNRVSDIHIHQYSLDILPPPPTIMPPHVLPEHLKEQIPSNVNTPL